One genomic region from Enterobacter hormaechei ATCC 49162 encodes:
- the hmpA gene encoding NO-inducible flavohemoprotein, with product MLDAQTIATVKATIPLLVETGPKLTAHFYDRMFAHNPELKEIFNMSNQRNGDQREALFNAIAAYASNIENLPALLPAVEKIAQKHTSFQIKPEQYNIVGSHLLATLDEMFSPGQEVLDAWGKAYGVLANVFINREAQIYSENASKNGGWEGTRAFRIVEKTPRSALITSFEFEPVDGQPVADYQPGQYLGVWLKPEGFPHQEIRQYSLTRKPNGKGYRIAVKREEGGQVSTWLHNVASVGDIVHLAAPAGDFFMAVETNTPVTLISAGVGQTPMLAMLDTLAKANHSAQVNWFHAAENGDVHAFADEVKTLAAGLPHFTAHTWYRLPTEDDRAAARFDSEGLMDLGQHEGAFSAPGMQFYVCGPVAFMQYAAKQLVDLGVNKDNIHYECFGPHKVL from the coding sequence ATGCTCGACGCTCAAACCATCGCTACCGTGAAGGCCACAATCCCCTTGCTGGTTGAAACGGGGCCTAAACTGACCGCCCATTTCTACGATCGCATGTTTGCGCATAATCCGGAGCTCAAAGAGATTTTCAATATGAGCAACCAGCGTAACGGCGATCAGCGCGAAGCGCTGTTCAACGCTATTGCCGCCTATGCCAGCAACATTGAAAACCTGCCGGCCCTGCTGCCTGCGGTAGAAAAAATCGCGCAGAAGCACACCAGCTTCCAGATCAAACCCGAGCAGTACAACATCGTGGGCAGCCACCTGCTGGCAACCCTGGACGAAATGTTCAGCCCGGGCCAGGAAGTTCTGGACGCCTGGGGTAAGGCATATGGCGTGCTGGCCAATGTGTTCATCAACCGCGAAGCGCAGATCTACAGCGAAAACGCCAGCAAGAACGGCGGCTGGGAAGGCACGCGCGCCTTCCGTATCGTTGAGAAAACCCCGCGCAGCGCGCTTATCACCAGCTTTGAATTTGAGCCGGTTGACGGCCAGCCGGTTGCTGATTACCAGCCGGGCCAGTATCTGGGCGTCTGGCTGAAACCGGAAGGTTTCCCGCACCAGGAGATCCGCCAGTACTCCCTGACCCGCAAGCCAAACGGCAAAGGCTATCGCATTGCGGTTAAACGTGAGGAAGGTGGTCAGGTTTCGACCTGGCTGCATAACGTCGCCAGCGTGGGTGATATCGTTCATCTGGCGGCGCCAGCGGGTGATTTCTTTATGGCCGTTGAAACGAATACCCCAGTGACGCTGATCTCCGCAGGTGTTGGTCAAACGCCAATGCTGGCGATGCTGGATACGCTGGCGAAAGCAAACCACAGCGCGCAGGTTAATTGGTTCCACGCGGCCGAAAACGGGGATGTCCACGCCTTCGCGGATGAAGTGAAAACGCTGGCGGCGGGTCTGCCACACTTTACCGCGCATACCTGGTATCGTTTACCCACGGAAGACGACCGCGCAGCGGCACGTTTTGACAGCGAAGGACTGATGGATTTAGGGCAGCATGAAGGGGCGTTCAGCGCACCGGGGATGCAGTTCTACGTTTGTGGGCCGGTGGCGTTTATGCAGTATGCCGCGAAGCAGCTGGTAGACCTGGGTGTTAACAAAGACAACATTCATTACGAATGTTTCGGCCCGCATAAAGTGCTGTAA
- the glyA gene encoding serine hydroxymethyltransferase — translation MLKREMNIADYDAELWQAMEQEKVRQEEHIELIASENYTSPRVMQAQGSQLTNKYAEGYPGKRYYGGCEYVDIVEQLAIDRAKELFGADYANVQPHSGSQANFAVYTALLQPGDTVLGMNLAQGGHLTHGSPVNFSGKLYNIIPYGIDESGKIDYDDMAKQAKEHKPKMIIGGFSAYSGIVDWAKMREIADSIGAYLFVDMAHVAGLIAAGVYPNPVPHAHVVTTTTHKTLAGPRGGLILAKGGDEELYKKLNSAVFPSAQGGPLMHVIAAKAVALKEAMEPEFKVYQQQVAKNAKAMVEVFLNRGYKVVSGGTENHLFLLDLVDKNLTGKEADAALGRANITVNKNSVPNDPKSPFVTSGIRIGSPAVTRRGFKEAEVKELAGWMCDVLDNINDEAVIERVKGKVLDICARFPVYA, via the coding sequence ATGTTAAAGCGTGAAATGAACATTGCCGATTATGATGCCGAACTGTGGCAGGCTATGGAGCAGGAAAAAGTACGTCAGGAAGAGCACATCGAACTGATCGCCTCCGAAAACTACACCAGCCCGCGCGTAATGCAGGCGCAGGGTTCTCAGCTGACCAACAAATATGCTGAAGGTTATCCGGGCAAGCGCTACTACGGCGGTTGCGAGTACGTTGATATCGTTGAGCAGCTGGCGATTGACCGTGCGAAAGAACTCTTTGGCGCTGACTACGCGAACGTCCAGCCGCACTCTGGCTCTCAGGCTAACTTCGCTGTTTACACCGCGCTGTTGCAGCCGGGCGATACCGTTCTGGGTATGAACCTGGCGCAGGGCGGCCACCTGACTCACGGCTCCCCGGTAAACTTCTCCGGCAAACTGTACAACATCATCCCTTACGGTATTGATGAGTCCGGTAAAATTGACTACGACGACATGGCTAAGCAGGCCAAAGAACACAAGCCGAAGATGATCATCGGTGGCTTCTCGGCTTACTCCGGCATCGTTGACTGGGCAAAAATGCGCGAAATCGCTGACAGCATCGGCGCGTACCTGTTCGTTGATATGGCGCACGTGGCGGGTCTGATCGCCGCAGGCGTTTATCCTAACCCGGTTCCACACGCTCACGTTGTGACCACCACCACCCACAAAACCCTGGCGGGTCCACGCGGTGGCCTGATCCTGGCGAAAGGCGGTGACGAAGAGCTGTACAAAAAGCTGAACTCCGCCGTGTTCCCAAGCGCCCAGGGCGGCCCGCTGATGCACGTGATCGCGGCAAAAGCGGTGGCGCTGAAAGAAGCGATGGAGCCAGAGTTCAAGGTTTACCAGCAGCAGGTTGCTAAGAACGCCAAAGCGATGGTGGAAGTGTTCCTGAACCGTGGCTACAAAGTGGTCTCTGGCGGGACTGAAAACCACCTGTTCCTGCTGGATCTGGTTGATAAGAACCTGACCGGTAAAGAAGCTGACGCTGCTCTGGGCCGCGCCAACATCACCGTGAACAAAAACAGCGTGCCAAACGATCCGAAGAGCCCGTTCGTGACCTCCGGTATCCGTATCGGTTCTCCGGCTGTGACTCGTCGCGGCTTCAAAGAGGCGGAAGTGAAAGAGCTGGCGGGCTGGATGTGTGACGTTCTGGACAACATCAATGACGAGGCGGTTATTGAGCGCGTCAAAGGTAAAGTACTGGACATCTGCGCCCGCTTCCCGGTGTACGCATAA
- a CDS encoding DoxX family protein: MNSLRYFDFGSSRSLLLLIARIAIVVLFIIFGYPKLTGFSGTVQYMTSLGAPMPMLAAIIAVVMEVPAAILIVLGFFTRPLAVIFVFYTLGTAVIGHHYWDMTGDAVVPNMINFYKNVSIAGAFILLAITGPGAISLDRR, encoded by the coding sequence ATGAACAGCTTACGTTATTTCGATTTCGGCTCCTCTCGTTCTCTCCTGCTTTTAATTGCCCGTATCGCCATTGTGGTCCTGTTTATTATTTTCGGTTATCCCAAGCTGACGGGGTTTAGCGGCACCGTTCAGTATATGACCTCGCTCGGCGCCCCCATGCCCATGCTGGCCGCGATTATTGCGGTGGTGATGGAAGTCCCCGCCGCGATCCTTATCGTGCTGGGCTTTTTCACCCGCCCCCTCGCGGTGATCTTTGTCTTCTATACGCTGGGTACAGCGGTGATTGGTCACCATTACTGGGATATGACGGGTGATGCCGTCGTCCCTAACATGATTAACTTCTACAAAAATGTGAGTATCGCTGGCGCCTTTATTTTGCTGGCGATCACCGGGCCGGGAGCCATCTCCCTCGACCGGCGTTAG
- a CDS encoding 3-phenylpropionate MFS transporter, protein MVLHSTRWLALSYFTYFFSYGIFLPFWSVWLKGIGLTPETIGILLGAGLVARFLGSLLIAPRVSDPSLLIKAVRILALLTLVFAACFWVSHQFAWLMVVMVGFNLFFSPLVPLTDALANTWQKQITMDYGRVRLWGSIAFVIGSALVGKLVSLYDYRAILALLTLGIASMLLGMLLRPSVMPQGESRHQESAGWPAWRSLVAQSWRFLACVCLLQGAHAAYYGFSAIYWQGAGYSASAVGYLWSLGVVAEVIIFALSQKLFRRFGARDLLLLSAVCGVARWGIMGWTTELPWLIVAQILHCGTFTVCHLAAMRYIAAREGGDVIRLQAVYSAVAMGGSIAVMTVFAGFLYQHLGHGVFWVMALVALPAIVIRPKVAART, encoded by the coding sequence ATGGTCTTGCATTCCACGCGCTGGCTGGCGCTCAGCTATTTCACCTATTTCTTTAGTTACGGTATTTTTCTGCCTTTCTGGAGCGTCTGGCTCAAGGGAATTGGTCTGACGCCTGAAACCATCGGCATCCTGCTAGGCGCAGGGCTGGTGGCTCGTTTCCTGGGTAGCCTGCTGATTGCGCCCCGCGTCAGCGATCCCTCCTTACTGATTAAAGCGGTGCGAATTCTGGCCCTGCTGACGCTGGTCTTTGCGGCCTGTTTCTGGGTCAGCCACCAGTTTGCCTGGCTGATGGTGGTGATGGTTGGCTTTAACCTCTTCTTCTCCCCGCTGGTGCCGCTGACGGATGCGCTGGCGAACACCTGGCAAAAGCAGATCACCATGGACTATGGCCGCGTACGCCTGTGGGGATCGATTGCCTTCGTGATCGGCTCAGCGCTGGTGGGAAAACTGGTCAGCCTCTATGACTACCGTGCCATTCTGGCACTGTTAACGCTCGGCATCGCCTCGATGCTGCTCGGTATGTTGCTGCGTCCATCGGTGATGCCGCAGGGCGAAAGCCGTCATCAGGAGAGTGCCGGCTGGCCCGCCTGGCGCTCGCTGGTGGCGCAAAGCTGGCGTTTCCTGGCCTGTGTCTGTCTGCTCCAGGGGGCACATGCGGCCTATTACGGTTTCAGCGCCATCTACTGGCAGGGGGCGGGTTACTCGGCTTCTGCGGTAGGCTACCTGTGGTCGCTCGGCGTGGTTGCGGAGGTCATTATCTTCGCGCTGAGCCAAAAACTGTTCCGTCGTTTCGGGGCGCGTGACCTGCTCCTGCTTTCCGCCGTGTGCGGCGTGGCGCGCTGGGGCATCATGGGCTGGACGACGGAGCTGCCGTGGCTGATTGTGGCGCAAATCCTGCACTGCGGAACCTTCACCGTCTGCCATCTTGCGGCGATGCGCTACATTGCGGCGCGAGAGGGTGGGGACGTTATTCGTCTTCAGGCGGTCTATTCAGCGGTGGCGATGGGCGGCAGCATTGCGGTGATGACCGTATTTGCCGGTTTCCTCTATCAGCACCTGGGGCACGGTGTGTTCTGGGTCATGGCACTGGTCGCTTTACCGGCCATCGTCATCCGCCCAAAGGTGGCTGCTCGCACGTAA
- the csiE gene encoding stationary phase inducible protein CsiE, whose product MMTTLEIPSVLSSSQRRCQVLLMLYLPDAAITAQSIIAANGVDDVMARQDIAETRDEIQRYHRLDIVTHHDGCYRIEGSALNQRLCLLHWLRRALRLCPHFVAQQFTPALKTALKQHGIARPLYDDANLRALINFCARKLQRQFETRDVQFLQLYLQYCLIQHHLGNTPQFSPVQRSWTQSRGEYFTAQEIVRHWKRRVPQGTHSDEQLFLALLFMMLRTPDPVLDKHQQDQRLRRAIVRMIARFRAQTGMNFSDEQGLTDQLYIHLAQALDRSLFDIGIDNSLPEEIHRLYPRLLRTTKEALFELEAEFGLRFSGEEMALVAVIFGAWLMQETDLHEKQVVLLTGEDKACEELIEQQLRELTLLPLNIRYLSLEAFKKEGAPREAALVITPYPTALPLFSPPLIHAVETLNTQQQEHIRVMLES is encoded by the coding sequence ATGATGACGACGCTTGAAATTCCATCTGTGCTTTCCAGTTCGCAGCGCCGCTGCCAGGTGCTTTTGATGCTTTACCTGCCCGATGCTGCCATCACCGCACAGAGCATAATCGCTGCCAACGGCGTGGACGACGTCATGGCACGGCAAGATATAGCCGAGACGCGCGATGAAATCCAGCGCTATCATCGGCTTGATATCGTCACGCACCACGATGGCTGCTACCGAATTGAGGGTTCCGCCCTGAACCAGCGTTTGTGCCTGCTGCACTGGCTGCGCAGGGCGCTCCGGCTGTGTCCGCATTTTGTCGCGCAACAGTTCACCCCGGCCTTAAAAACCGCGCTCAAACAGCACGGCATTGCCCGCCCGCTTTATGACGATGCGAATCTTCGGGCGCTTATCAACTTTTGCGCGCGCAAGCTTCAGCGTCAGTTTGAGACCCGCGACGTGCAGTTTTTACAGCTTTATCTGCAATACTGTCTGATTCAGCATCATCTGGGCAACACGCCGCAGTTTTCCCCCGTTCAGCGCAGCTGGACGCAGTCCCGAGGGGAGTACTTTACGGCGCAGGAAATTGTCCGCCACTGGAAGCGGCGCGTTCCGCAGGGAACGCACAGCGATGAACAACTGTTCCTGGCGCTGCTGTTTATGATGCTCCGCACGCCCGACCCGGTGCTGGATAAACACCAGCAGGATCAGCGCCTGCGTCGCGCCATCGTGCGTATGATTGCCCGTTTCCGGGCGCAAACCGGGATGAACTTCAGCGATGAGCAAGGGCTGACCGATCAGCTTTACATTCATCTCGCTCAGGCGCTGGACCGCTCCTTATTTGATATTGGTATCGACAACAGTCTGCCGGAAGAGATCCACCGTCTGTACCCCCGGCTGCTCCGCACCACCAAAGAGGCGCTGTTTGAACTGGAAGCCGAATTTGGTCTGCGATTCTCCGGTGAAGAGATGGCTCTGGTGGCGGTGATTTTTGGTGCCTGGCTGATGCAGGAAACCGATCTGCATGAAAAACAGGTGGTCCTGTTAACGGGGGAAGATAAAGCCTGTGAGGAGCTGATTGAGCAGCAGCTTCGCGAGCTGACGCTGCTGCCGCTCAATATTCGTTATCTTAGCCTGGAAGCGTTTAAAAAAGAGGGCGCCCCCCGCGAAGCAGCGCTGGTCATTACGCCCTATCCAACCGCCCTGCCGCTGTTCTCGCCGCCGCTCATTCATGCCGTTGAGACCCTGAACACGCAGCAGCAGGAACATATTCGCGTTATGCTCGAATCGTAG
- a CDS encoding DUF1007 family protein has translation MQIVKQSAVALFLAVFTFTACAHPHSFISLKTELVTDGTQLSGLKMRWTMDEITSADLLYDAGNARPGDEIWKKLAAEVMANVLGQHYFTEFWHNGQKVKFLNRPTEYGMTRDGHQAVLTFILPLAHPQPLAGQKYTFSTFDPSYYVDMHYAEDSDVQLPEILQKSCKIAVHTPTPSEETLNFAVSLDKEDAPPEDMELGKQFAQEVTLQCQ, from the coding sequence ATGCAAATAGTTAAACAAAGCGCGGTAGCGTTATTTTTGGCGGTTTTCACTTTCACTGCCTGCGCACACCCTCACAGTTTTATCAGCCTGAAAACCGAGCTGGTGACGGACGGCACACAGCTTAGCGGCCTGAAAATGCGCTGGACGATGGATGAAATCACCTCCGCCGATCTGCTGTACGATGCCGGTAATGCCAGGCCTGGCGATGAGATCTGGAAAAAGCTGGCGGCGGAAGTCATGGCCAATGTGCTGGGTCAGCACTACTTCACCGAGTTCTGGCACAACGGACAAAAGGTGAAGTTTCTTAACCGTCCCACCGAGTACGGCATGACCCGCGACGGCCATCAGGCGGTGCTTACGTTTATCCTTCCGCTGGCGCATCCGCAGCCGCTGGCCGGGCAGAAATACACGTTTTCCACGTTTGATCCAAGTTACTATGTCGACATGCATTACGCGGAGGACAGTGACGTGCAGTTGCCAGAAATATTGCAAAAAAGCTGTAAAATTGCCGTTCACACCCCGACACCCAGCGAAGAGACGCTGAACTTTGCCGTTTCCCTTGATAAAGAAGATGCGCCTCCAGAAGACATGGAATTAGGTAAACAGTTTGCGCAGGAGGTGACGTTGCAATGTCAGTGA
- a CDS encoding nickel/cobalt transporter, producing MSVISSPARKPRRWLPLWPLALFVLLAVGGALWLWQAWPQVMMKSILWQREVNQQMSGLLKAVAENPTKAGGSLLAFSFIYGVLHALGPGHGKIVITTWLATHPSKLKSSIGLTLASSLLQGGVAIALVVVVLSLLQLPARQLHMSSFWLEKGSYALVGLLGLLLCWRALKKLRALLQKPKFKAFTPHHVHHENCGCGHQHLPTQEQLQRGDDWRARLMIILSMGMRPCSGAIMVLLFSKVIGVFGWGMLSALAMAAGTSLTISSLALLVHSFRQLAIKLSGNKTPVLWRQVGWTTLALAGGVILLVAAVTMWMSAVPVGRGLRPF from the coding sequence ATGTCAGTGATCTCCTCCCCGGCTCGAAAACCGCGCCGCTGGCTCCCTCTGTGGCCGCTGGCGCTCTTTGTGTTGTTAGCGGTTGGCGGTGCGCTCTGGCTGTGGCAGGCATGGCCGCAGGTGATGATGAAAAGCATCCTCTGGCAGCGGGAAGTCAATCAGCAGATGAGCGGTCTGCTGAAAGCCGTGGCGGAAAATCCGACGAAAGCGGGCGGATCGCTTCTGGCGTTCAGCTTCATCTATGGCGTGCTGCATGCGCTGGGGCCGGGACACGGCAAAATCGTGATCACGACCTGGCTTGCCACGCATCCTTCAAAGCTGAAATCGAGTATCGGCCTGACGCTGGCTTCCTCTCTGCTTCAGGGCGGTGTGGCGATTGCGCTGGTCGTGGTCGTCCTTTCGTTGCTACAGCTGCCTGCCCGTCAGCTGCATATGAGCAGCTTCTGGCTGGAGAAGGGGAGCTACGCGCTGGTGGGCTTGCTGGGGCTACTCCTCTGCTGGCGAGCGCTGAAAAAACTGCGCGCGTTACTGCAAAAGCCTAAATTCAAAGCCTTTACGCCGCATCACGTTCACCATGAAAACTGCGGGTGCGGGCATCAGCATCTGCCGACGCAGGAGCAGTTACAGCGCGGTGACGACTGGCGCGCGCGCCTGATGATTATTCTGTCTATGGGAATGCGTCCGTGCTCGGGCGCAATTATGGTGCTGCTGTTCAGTAAAGTGATTGGCGTATTTGGCTGGGGCATGCTCTCGGCGCTGGCGATGGCGGCGGGCACGTCTCTCACCATTTCGTCTTTAGCGCTGCTGGTTCATAGCTTCCGTCAGCTGGCGATAAAACTCAGCGGCAATAAAACGCCGGTATTGTGGCGACAGGTTGGCTGGACGACGCTAGCGCTGGCGGGTGGGGTGATCCTGCTGGTGGCTGCGGTGACGATGTGGATGAGCGCGGTGCCGGTGGGGAGGGGATTACGGCCTTTCTAG
- the suhB gene encoding inositol-1-monophosphatase, translating to MHPMLTIAVRAARKAGNVIAKHYETPDSVETSQKGSNDFVTNVDKAAEAIIIETIRKSYPQHTIITEESGEHEGTDQDVQWVIDPLDGTTNFVKRLPHFSVSIAVRIKGRTEVAVVYDPMRNELFTATRGQGAQLNGYRLRCSNARDLDGTILATGFPFKAKQHATTYMNILGKLFTECADFRRTGSAALDLAYVATGRVDGYFELSLKPWDFAAGELIAREAGAIVCDFTGGHNYMSTGNIVAGNPRVVKAMLANMRDELSDALKR from the coding sequence ATGCATCCGATGCTGACCATCGCCGTGCGCGCAGCGCGCAAGGCGGGTAATGTAATTGCCAAACACTACGAAACCCCAGACTCCGTAGAAACCAGCCAGAAAGGCAGCAATGATTTCGTGACTAACGTCGATAAAGCCGCAGAAGCGATTATTATCGAAACGATCCGCAAATCTTACCCGCAGCACACCATCATCACCGAAGAAAGCGGTGAACATGAAGGTACCGATCAGGATGTTCAATGGGTTATCGATCCACTGGATGGCACCACCAACTTCGTCAAACGCCTGCCACACTTCTCTGTGTCTATCGCAGTACGCATTAAAGGCCGTACTGAAGTCGCCGTTGTTTACGATCCAATGCGTAACGAACTATTCACCGCTACCCGCGGTCAGGGCGCACAGCTGAACGGCTACCGTCTGCGTTGCAGCAATGCACGCGATCTCGACGGCACCATCCTGGCGACCGGCTTCCCGTTCAAGGCGAAGCAGCACGCAACCACTTATATGAATATCCTGGGCAAACTGTTCACCGAATGCGCGGACTTCCGTCGCACCGGCTCTGCGGCGCTGGATCTGGCCTACGTGGCGACCGGTCGCGTTGACGGTTACTTCGAACTGTCCCTGAAGCCATGGGACTTTGCGGCGGGCGAGCTGATCGCACGTGAAGCTGGCGCCATTGTTTGCGACTTCACCGGCGGTCATAACTATATGTCTACCGGCAACATCGTTGCAGGTAACCCACGCGTTGTTAAAGCCATGCTGGCTAACATGCGTGACGAACTGAGCGATGCGCTGAAGCGTTAA
- the trmJ gene encoding tRNA (cytosine(32)/uridine(32)-2'-O)-methyltransferase TrmJ has protein sequence MLQNIRIVLVETSHTGNMGSVARAMKTMGLTNLWLVNPLVKPDSQAIALAAGASDVIGNAQIVDTLDEALAGCSLVVGTSARSRTLPWPMLDPRECGLKSVAEAEQAPVALVFGRERVGLTNEELQKCHYHVAIAANPEYSSLNLAMAVQVIAYEVRMAWLATQEKPVEPKEEAAYPLVDDLERFYGHLEQTLLSTGFIREGHPGQVMNKLRRMFTRARPESQELNILRGILASIEQKNKA, from the coding sequence ATGCTGCAAAACATTCGAATCGTGCTGGTCGAAACATCGCACACCGGCAACATGGGCTCTGTGGCCCGCGCTATGAAAACCATGGGCTTAACGAACCTGTGGCTGGTTAACCCGCTGGTGAAACCAGACTCTCAGGCTATTGCTCTGGCGGCCGGCGCCAGCGACGTGATCGGGAATGCGCAGATCGTGGACACCCTGGATGAAGCCTTGGCCGGTTGCAGCCTGGTGGTGGGGACCAGCGCGCGCTCCCGTACGCTGCCCTGGCCGATGCTGGACCCGCGCGAATGCGGCCTGAAAAGCGTCGCAGAAGCGGAACAGGCGCCGGTTGCGCTGGTGTTTGGCCGTGAACGCGTTGGCCTGACCAACGAGGAACTACAGAAGTGCCACTACCACGTGGCGATTGCCGCCAACCCGGAATACAGTTCGCTGAACCTGGCGATGGCGGTACAGGTGATCGCCTACGAAGTGCGCATGGCATGGCTGGCGACGCAGGAGAAACCGGTCGAACCTAAAGAAGAGGCGGCCTACCCGCTGGTGGACGATCTGGAGCGTTTCTACGGTCATCTGGAGCAGACGCTGCTCTCTACCGGCTTCATCCGTGAAGGCCACCCCGGCCAGGTGATGAACAAGCTGCGCCGTATGTTCACCCGCGCGCGCCCGGAAAGCCAGGAGCTGAACATCCTGCGCGGAATTCTGGCGTCGATTGAGCAGAAGAATAAAGCGTAA
- the iscR gene encoding Fe-S cluster assembly transcriptional regulator IscR, producing the protein MRLTSKGRYAVTAMLDVALNSEAGPVPLADISERQGISLSYLEQLFSRLRKNGLVSSVRGPGGGYLLGKDAGSIAVGEVISAVDESVDATRCQGKGGCQGGDKCLTHALWRDLSDRLTGFLNNITLGELVNNQEVLDVSGRQHSQDSQRSTRTQDAIDVKLRA; encoded by the coding sequence ATGAGACTGACATCTAAAGGGCGTTATGCCGTGACCGCGATGCTGGACGTTGCGCTCAACTCCGAAGCGGGCCCGGTTCCGTTGGCTGATATTTCTGAACGACAAGGGATCTCCCTCTCTTACCTGGAACAGCTGTTCTCCAGACTGCGTAAAAATGGACTGGTGTCCAGCGTTCGTGGCCCGGGTGGCGGTTATCTGCTGGGTAAAGACGCGGGTAGTATTGCGGTTGGCGAAGTGATTAGCGCGGTTGACGAATCCGTTGACGCGACCCGTTGCCAGGGTAAAGGCGGCTGTCAGGGCGGCGATAAATGCCTGACCCACGCGCTGTGGCGCGATCTGAGCGACCGTCTGACCGGCTTCCTGAATAACATCACCCTGGGTGAACTGGTTAATAACCAGGAAGTTCTGGATGTCTCTGGTCGTCAGCATAGTCAGGATTCACAGCGCAGCACCCGCACGCAGGACGCCATCGACGTTAAACTGCGCGCGTAA
- the iscS gene encoding cysteine desulfurase: MKLPIYLDYSATTPVDPRVAEKMMQCLTLDGNFGNPASRSHRFGWHAEEAVDIARNQIADLVGADPREIVFTSGATESDNLAIKGAANFYQKKGKHIITSKTEHKAVLDTCRQLEREGFEVTYLAPQSNGIIDLKELEAAMRDDTILVSIMHVNNEIGVVQDIATIGEMCRARGIIYHVDATQSVGKLPIDLSQLKVDLMSFSGHKIYGPKGIGALYVRRKPRIRIEAQMHGGGHERGMRSGTLPVHQIVGMGEAYRIAKEEMESEMARLRTLRNRLWDGVKDMEEVYLNGDLEQGAPNILNVSFNYVEGESLIMALKDLAVSSGSACTSASLEPSYVLRALGMTDELAHSSIRFSLGRFTTEEEIDYTIKLVRNSIGRLRDLSPLWEMFKQGVDLNSIEWSHH; encoded by the coding sequence ATGAAATTACCGATTTATCTCGACTACTCCGCAACCACGCCGGTGGACCCGCGTGTTGCCGAGAAAATGATGCAGTGTCTGACCCTGGACGGAAACTTTGGTAACCCAGCTTCCCGTTCACACCGTTTTGGCTGGCATGCTGAAGAGGCGGTTGATATCGCCCGTAATCAGATTGCTGACCTGGTCGGTGCCGACCCGCGTGAAATTGTTTTCACCTCCGGTGCGACCGAATCCGACAACCTGGCGATCAAAGGTGCAGCCAACTTTTATCAGAAAAAAGGCAAGCACATCATCACCAGCAAAACCGAACACAAAGCCGTGCTGGATACCTGCCGTCAGCTGGAGCGTGAAGGGTTCGAAGTGACTTACCTGGCGCCACAGAGCAACGGGATCATCGACCTGAAAGAGCTCGAAGCGGCGATGCGTGATGACACCATTCTGGTCTCCATCATGCACGTTAACAACGAAATCGGCGTTGTTCAGGACATCGCTACCATCGGCGAAATGTGCCGTGCGCGCGGCATCATCTACCACGTGGATGCGACCCAGAGCGTGGGCAAACTGCCTATCGACCTGAGCCAGCTGAAAGTGGACCTGATGTCCTTCTCCGGTCACAAAATCTATGGCCCGAAAGGGATCGGCGCGCTGTACGTTCGTCGTAAGCCACGTATCCGCATCGAAGCACAGATGCACGGCGGCGGTCACGAGCGCGGCATGCGTTCCGGTACGCTGCCTGTTCACCAGATCGTGGGCATGGGCGAAGCATACCGCATTGCGAAAGAAGAGATGGAATCCGAGATGGCGCGCCTGCGTACGCTGCGTAACCGTCTGTGGGACGGCGTGAAAGATATGGAAGAAGTGTATCTGAACGGCGATCTCGAGCAGGGCGCACCGAACATCCTCAACGTCAGCTTCAACTATGTTGAAGGCGAGTCGCTGATCATGGCGCTGAAAGACCTGGCCGTTTCGTCCGGCTCTGCCTGTACGTCTGCAAGCCTGGAGCCATCCTACGTGCTGCGCGCGCTGGGCATGACCGACGAGCTGGCACACAGCTCTATCCGTTTCTCTTTAGGTCGTTTCACTACCGAAGAAGAGATTGACTACACCATCAAGCTGGTTCGTAACTCCATTGGCCGTCTGCGCGACCTTTCTCCACTGTGGGAAATGTTCAAGCAGGGCGTGGATCTGAACAGCATTGAATGGTCACATCACTAA
- the iscU gene encoding Fe-S cluster assembly scaffold IscU — MAYSEKVIDHYENPRNVGSFDNSDESVGSGMVGAPACGDVMKLQIKVNNEGIIEDARFKTYGCGSAIASSSLVTEWVKGKSLDEAQAIKNTDIAEELELPPVKIHCSILAEDAIKAAIADYKSKREAK, encoded by the coding sequence ATGGCATACAGCGAAAAAGTTATTGATCATTACGAGAACCCGCGCAACGTTGGCTCTTTTGACAACAGCGACGAGAGCGTAGGTAGCGGTATGGTTGGCGCGCCAGCGTGTGGCGACGTGATGAAGTTGCAGATTAAAGTCAACAATGAAGGTATCATTGAAGACGCGCGCTTCAAGACCTACGGCTGCGGTTCTGCTATCGCCTCCAGCTCCCTGGTCACCGAATGGGTGAAAGGGAAGTCTCTGGACGAAGCACAGGCAATCAAAAACACGGATATTGCTGAAGAACTCGAACTGCCACCGGTGAAAATTCACTGTTCAATTCTGGCAGAAGACGCGATCAAAGCCGCCATTGCGGATTACAAAAGCAAACGTGAAGCAAAATAA